Proteins from one Xenopus tropicalis strain Nigerian chromosome 1, UCB_Xtro_10.0, whole genome shotgun sequence genomic window:
- the LOC100486380 gene encoding uncharacterized protein LOC100486380 — protein sequence MTMEGCSTFILLYSLHFLNIGSQGIHILQESQLPYHGEEVGLLSESLLQFGFMFSKEVNYTKESIKNIFEQLDSFNMSLAKMYTQVRQIAKAGKNLNKKAKSHISNGTMSQLVAELSEELARVQIHGASLENKIKPLERRMQKAVNIRKKDNSQSSTAEILSFLTRQHIRIEALMAVVDIHQKRINTQETKIQRLLRKTRPRKNKSKEKNNERAGDAV from the exons ATGACAATGGAAGGCTGCTCCACATTCATTCTGCTTTATTCTCTGCACTTTCTAAATATAGGCTCCCAGGGCATTCATATACTACAAGAATCACAACTTCCTTATCATGGAGAGGAAGTTGGTTTGCTTTCAGAAAGTCTTCTTCAGTTTGGTTTTATGTTCAGCAAAGAAGTAAACTACACAAAGGAAAGTATTAAGAACATTTTTGAGCAGCTGGATAGTTTCAACATGTCCCTGGCAAAAATGTATACGCAGGTGAGACAGATAGCTAAAGCTGGAAAGAATCttaacaaaaaagcaaaaagccACATAAGCAATGGCACTATGTCCCAGCTTGTTGCTGAGCTGAGTGAAGAGCTCGCAAGAGTGCAGATACATGGAGCATCTTTGGAGAACAAGATCAAGCCATTGGAAAGAAGAATGCAAAAGGCTGTAAATATCAGAAAAAAGGACAATTCCCAGTCCAGTACTGCTGAGATTCTG TCCTTCCTTACAAGGCAACATATCCGAATAGAGGCACTTATGGCAGTTGTGGACATCCATCAAAAACGGATCAATACCCAAGAGACAAAAATTCAAAGATTACTGAGAAAG actagaccaagaaaaaacaaaagtaaagaaaAGAATAATGAAAGGGCTGGAGATGCAGTTTAA